The DNA region CAGGCCGGTAAAAAAGCGCTTGTCCGCCGAACTGATCTGGGTGTTAAAACGCGCCAGCCGCAAAGCCGCCCCGGCAGCGTAAATAAAGGCCACAACCCAGCCCAGCTTTCCCAAATCCTCCAGCGCCCAGCTGTAGGCAACCACGGCGGGAGCTACTCCAAAGGAGACCATGTCGGAAAGGCTATCGTATTCCGCACCAAAGGCGCTCTGGGTATTGGTCAAGCGGGCAACACGCCCATCGAGACCATCGAGCACCATCGCTACGAAAATCGAAATGGCGGCAGGCTCGAAGGCCCCTTTCATAGCAGCGATCACCGCATAAAAACCACAAAAAAGCGCTGCCGTTGTAAACAGGTTGGGAAGCAGGTAGATCCCCCGGTGCTGAACTCGGCGACCATTTTCAGCCACCTCTTCGACATGCTCGTCAATCAGCAGGCTCTCCTGCAGATCAGCCCCATCGTCACCAGTCACTTTGCTATCATCAGTCATCGCTATCAGCGCCCACAAGAAACAGTGCCGGCATTATAAACAGCATCCCGTCAAATGTCCCCCATGGTCTCAGGAGGCCCTAGCGGCGCACACTTTCCGCAATCGACCACAACGCCTTGATGGCCGGTTTCTGTAATGACCGCCCGCGGACACAGAGTCCGATCTCGAAGGCGGGCAGTCGCGGCTCAATGGGCAGCACTTTTACCCGGTCAACCACCGGGCTGTTCTGCAATACCAGCTCCGGCACCACCCCCACACCACACCCCAGGTTCACCATGGCG from Aestuariirhabdus litorea includes:
- the pssA gene encoding CDP-diacylglycerol--serine O-phosphatidyltransferase, producing MTDDSKVTGDDGADLQESLLIDEHVEEVAENGRRVQHRGIYLLPNLFTTAALFCGFYAVIAAMKGAFEPAAISIFVAMVLDGLDGRVARLTNTQSAFGAEYDSLSDMVSFGVAPAVVAYSWALEDLGKLGWVVAFIYAAGAALRLARFNTQISSADKRFFTGLPSPAAAAVVAGMVWSFSEYGGDHSLWFSLMAMIVTAAAGVMMVTNIRFHSFKDLDLKGRVPFVFILVVVLVFAVVAYDPPRVLWVVFLGYTISGPVMAVMRLGRRSRSASTGKP